The bacterium genome window below encodes:
- a CDS encoding permease-like cell division protein FtsX has protein sequence MKNTGFFLREAFKNIGRGGTLTAAAVLAITFAALIAGIFGTVYYNLRMIYEEVRQELYVDVYMKYEVDEERAAAVGKHLRRLPGVARADYISREKAAEEFVGLFPEDSDLLSALGENPLPASYRVYLAGEERAPEEVARLVEEIKAVDGVDDAVYAQEWLSNLERAARVVGVAGAAVAVVLGAAAILVVISTIGLAVYARRETIAIMKMVGATDGFVRAPFVVEGFLIGVFGGLLALAALYGGVQFLQTYDVAVRFLPETYVGAGLGAFALGGALGSSVAVRRFLKV, from the coding sequence GTGAAAAACACCGGCTTTTTCCTGCGGGAGGCTTTCAAGAATATAGGCCGCGGCGGGACCCTCACGGCGGCGGCCGTACTGGCGATAACGTTCGCGGCGCTTATCGCCGGGATATTCGGGACGGTGTACTATAACCTCCGGATGATATACGAGGAGGTAAGGCAAGAGCTTTACGTCGACGTCTATATGAAATACGAGGTCGACGAGGAACGGGCCGCGGCGGTCGGCAAGCATTTGCGGAGGTTGCCGGGGGTAGCGCGCGCCGACTACATATCGCGCGAGAAGGCCGCGGAAGAATTCGTCGGCCTGTTCCCCGAGGACAGCGACCTCTTGAGCGCGTTAGGCGAGAACCCGCTGCCGGCGTCGTACCGCGTGTACCTGGCCGGCGAAGAGCGGGCGCCGGAAGAGGTCGCGAGGTTGGTCGAGGAAATAAAAGCGGTGGACGGCGTGGACGACGCCGTGTACGCCCAAGAGTGGCTCTCGAATTTGGAGCGGGCGGCGCGGGTCGTCGGCGTAGCGGGGGCCGCGGTGGCGGTCGTGCTCGGCGCGGCGGCGATATTGGTCGTTATTAGCACCATCGGCCTGGCGGTATACGCCCGCCGCGAGACTATAGCTATTATGAAGATGGTCGGCGCTACGGACGGTTTCGTGCGGGCGCCTTTCGTCGTGGAGGGTTTTTTAATCGGCGTCTTCGGCGGCCTGCTGGCGTTGGCCGCGTTGTACGGCGGCGTCCAGTTTCTGCAAACGTACGACGTGGCGGTTCGCTTTTTGCCGGAGACGTACGTCGGCGCGGGCTTGGGCGCGTTCGCCCTGGGCGGCGCGTTGGGCTCGAGCGTGGCGGTGCGACGCTTCTTGAAAGTTTAA